The genome window GCAATGATTTTCGCTCTTATTATAGGAACAATAGCTGCATTTTGCAGAATAAGCCATCTTCGTATTCCTCGATATCTGGCTATCTTCTATATCGAAATCATAAGGAATACACCAATCCTTATTCAAGTTTATTTTATGTACTTCGGAATAGGACAGCTTATTCGATATAAAACCATATTTTGGCCATCTGTAGCTATTCTTGCTTTTTTTTCAGGTTCATTTGTCGCCGAAATAATACGATCTGGAATTAATGCAGTTCCAAACGGACAAAAAGACGCGGCATTCTCCATTGGCATGAGTTCTATACAGGTAGCAAGATATGTAGTTTTTCCCCAGGCCTTAAGACGTGTTTTACCTGCCTTGGCTGGGCAATTGATCACCTTAATCAAAACATCATCTCTCGTATCTCTTCTTGCTTTGGAAGATCTCACATACGTTGCTCAACGGGTAAGTATGATGACATTTAGGGTATTGGAATCGTACATCATTGTAGCGGTGTTTTATTTCATCATAACTTCCACCCTTTCTCAGGGAATAGGCTTGCTTGAAAGGAAACTAGCGAGAAGTTCTAAATTGTGAGCATTTTCAAAAAGTATGAGCAAGGAGGAAACTACGATGCCAGCAAAGCCTGTTACGTATAAAGATTACGTAAAAGAGTTTCTAATGGGGAAAATATATGAAGGCAAATATAAACCTGGAGAGAAGATTACTGTCGTAGGGATTGCACAAGAACTTGACGTCAGCCAATCTGTTGTACGCGAAGCTTTGGCCGAATTAAAAGTGAAAAAAGTAATCGAATCCATACCATATAAAGAAACATATATTCGCAACCTATCTAAAGAGGAAGTACGAGACGCTATTCAAGTTCGCACAGAAATGGAAGAACTCGCTTTCAAATGGATTTTAGAGAACCAAACAAATCTCTCTCTACTTGTTAAAGATCTAGAAGAAATTTTAAAAGAAATGAGGAAATCATCATCAGATACAAATAGCAATACATACCGTGAAAACGACATCTCCTTTCATAGAAGAATATTTATAGAAGCACAAAGCCCAACAATGCTCTTCATATGGGATTTACTAGGTGACATTGGGTGGATATATTTGGGCCTTTATACATCTCAGACATTTCGTCAAAAAATGGGGGAAAAGGAATTTAGCGTGATATGTGATATATACCACGATATTATCGAATCTATCGAGAAGAGAGATCTTCCTAGATTCTCTTCTCTGTTAAGAAACACAAAACTGCGCGTTTAAAAGGAGAAAGCAAATGACAAAGTCTCAAGCCAAGTCACGAGAATATATTGACTGCCACATGCATCTATGGAGTCCATATCTTGAGTCGTGTTATCCCCAAAATGTCAAAAGCGCATTAGAGAAACTTATGAGGGAAAAGATAACACCACAAATAGAACTAGTTCCAGACAACAAACGAGAGAAGCAAGAATATGAGAAGCCAAAAGATGGAAACGCCAAAACACTTGTACACGCTCTGGATCAGGCAAAATTTGCCAAAGGGGTTGCATTCTCAGGAGCATATTTTTGGGGTAGTCCGCTGCTTCCGCGAACAAACTTAGTGCATCGCGTGCAAGAAGAAAACAACTATGCTGCTTCTCAAGGAATCTTAGCCAAAGGCAGACTAATAGTTGTAGCGAGTATAAACCCTCTACTTGACTTTGCTCTTCAAGAGGTGGATCGATGCGCCTTAGAGCTACATATGAAAGGCTTAAAAGTACACTTCAATGTGGCACAAATCGAGGTAAAAAACGCAAAACATCGCCAAAGGCTAAAAGACCTCTTTCAAAAAGCTGCCACGCATAATATGCCTGTCGCTATTCACTACCATGCTTTAAACAAATCATACGACGTAGAGAGCTTTTCCCTCTTTATGGACGATGTTATACTCCCCATCAGCAATCTGAAAGTCCAATTTGCTCACGTTCTTGGAACAGGCGGTTTCCCAAAAATGACACAGCGTATTATGCAAAAGCTTAAAGAGTACTGTGATCGAAATGCTGAACTTAAGCACAGAATATGGGTTGATATTTCAGGATCCATTATCGATGAGCCGACAGCTAAAGAATATGAAGGTTTTTTTACACGATCCACAAAGGAAGAGATACAAAACTTAGCCAAAACTCTTCGGGCTTTCGGCCTAAAAAACGTCTTGTTTGGAAGTGATTATGGCGGATCTGCCACTCTTCAACCTAAACCACACAGTGAACTTATGTGTAAAGAACTCGGTTTCAACAATGAAGAACTAGAAGAAATATTTTCTAATGCGGGACCTTGGTAAAACCTGTTGACTCCTTGCTTAAAACACCTATACTGGCGGAATGTTTTGCTTTAACATAAGCAAAATCGCAGGAGGAAAAACGTACATGAATCGTCTTATAAAAGACTACGGAGCATATCTACCCATGTTAAGTGCTACATTGCTATGGGCTGGAGCATATATCTGCGGTAAATTAGGTGTTGATGAATTCATACCTTTACATCTGCTTTTTTTCCGCTTTCTTATAGCTTCTATTTTTATTTTTATCGTCATTGCTTTGCGAAAAAAACAAGAATGGAAAATATCAGTACACGACATCCCCGTATTATTTATACTTGGTTTTACAGGCGTTTTTGCAAATAACCTTTTCTTTTTTCTTGCGTTACTCTACACATCAGTAACAAATGCTGCGATTATTTTTGCCACAACGCCGTTCATGACAGCTATTCTGGCTTTTATCTTTCTTAAAGAACCTTTAGGACTTAAAAATATATGTGCTCTGATAATAGCTCTTTCGGGGGTCATCTTTCTTATTACAAACGGAGACATACACGCTCTGCTTCATATGAACTTCAACATTGGAGATCTTTATGAGGTTGGAGCTTCTTTTGCCCTGGCCGTTTTTACAATCATAAGTAGGAAGGTCGCCAATAATTATGCTCCAATAACTATGGTGGGCTACGAAAATCTCTTTTCTCTCATTATCACCATTCCGCTTTTGTTAATAACTGGTGCTCTTGACCTTCAAGTTACCCCCACATATAAGGGATGGCTCTCCATTCTGTATCTTGGAGTATTCGCATCTGCTCTAGGTTATATTTTCCAGCAAATCTCCATAAAAAGCATAGGGGCAAGTAAATCTGCTGCTTTCTTAAATCTAACTCCTTTTCTTTCTGTTCTACTTGGAATGATCTTCTTGGGAGAAAGTCTCTCCACTGTGAAAATTATCAGCGGGATGTTGATTTTAGCTGGAATATATCTCAACTCTTATTCAAATCGTCAGGCTGTTCCTTGCGTCGAAAAGTGTCATAATAACTAGATGCATAGAGAAATAAGCAACAGGAGGAATTTTAAATGTCAGGAAATATACGAAAAGATATAACTCCGGGCCTTCGAGTTAAAATCGTTCAAAAACCACATCAAAGAACGGGGCAATTAACTGAAGGTATTGTTAAAGATATACTTACAAAAAGCCCGACGCATCCCCACGGGATAAAGGTTCGCCTAGAAAGTGGCATTGTAGGAAGAGTTCAAGAGATATTGGGATAGCTATCCTCATATTTTAAGCATTTCTTAAGTTCTACTCGCTATTCTACTTTTACGAACAAAAACGTAAAAGTAATGGAGAGATTTTCATTATGATAAAAGAAGAAATGCCTAATGCTCGCTTCGAAAAAATATTGTTACTTCTTATTTTACTCACCGCTCTTGTTTATTTATTTACTCTCGGAGGCTACAGTCTCATCGATCCAGACGAAGGAAGATACGCAGAAGTAGCGAGAGAAATGGTAGAAACAGGGGACTATATAACTCCACATTTAAATTATGTGAAGTTTTTTGATAAGCCAGCTTTACCATATTGGCTTACATCTATTTCGTTTCATCTCTTTGGAATAAACGAATTTGCCACTCGTTTAAGCCCTGCGCTTCTAGCCTTATTAGGCATGTTTTACCTCTATAAGCTTGCTTCAATCATTTATAACAAACGTGCAGGACTAATAACATCTTTAATTATAGGAACTTCTTTATTGTATTTCCTTATCTCTCATATAACCATCACAGATATGCCCCTTGCTTTTTTTATCACTCTTTCTCTTTCAGGGTTTTATATTGGATATATTGAAAGAAGCAGAGACTATTTACTGTTTTATTGTGGAATGGCACTTGCTCTACTCTCAAAAGGTCTTATAGGAATAATTTTCCCCTGCGGAATTATTTTTTGGTGGAGTATTTTTACAAAAAAATGGGAAATATATAAAGAAGTAATTACATTAAAAGGTATCATGCTATTTTTTGCCATCGCTTTGCCATGGTTTATCATAGTATGCTACAAAAATCCTGATTTTTTTCACTACTTTTTTGTTCGTCAGCATTTTATTCGTTATCTTACAACTGCTGATAACCGATATGAGCCATTTTGGTTCTTTATTCCTATTATCATTTTGGGGTTTCTTCCATGGGCAGGTTTTATTTGGACCTCATTCAAAGAAAGTTTCCTTTTGTTATGGACACCACCTTCTAAACAAAAAGACAGCGAGCTTTTTCTTCTTATGTGGTTTATGTTTATTTTCCTTTTCTTTTCTGCTTCTAAGTCAAAACTTGTCCCTTACATAATCCCAGTTTTTTCTCCTCTTGCAGTCCTCGTCGGAGGCAAAATAGACTCTATACTTAGTAAGAAAGAAACTTTAAAATTTAAAACAGCCCTTATTTGGAATTCATTATTTCTTTTCACCTTTAGTACCCTTCTTTTATCATTGTCATTTATTCAAAGAGATTATTTATTAGGAGAAATCTTACCAATCAGTCTTTCTCTGTTCTTAGCCATTGGAATTGGGGTGTTCTCTCTCTTTATTTTTTATAAAAAAGGAAAGTTGAAAGAAGTTATTATTATCTTAACTATATTAGGCATTACAAACTGCATCGCAAGCCATTTTTTCCTCAATATTTATGCGGAAAAACATACATCTAAATATGTAGCTACATTTATTAACTATCAAAAGAAACCAGGAGATTTAATAGTTCAGCTTAAAGGATTTGACCAAGGATTGCCATTCTATTTACAAGAAAGAGTGATTCTTCTAAGTCACTCTAATGATATGTCATTTGGCAATGAGCATGAAACCAATAGATTTTATTTTATAAACACAGAAAACTTAAAAAAACTTTGGAATAGTAACAAACGTATTTTTATTGTGGCGTATGTAAGCCAAAAAGAAGAAATTAAGTCTATAAGTGGCAGAAAGGTAGAACCTCTTATCGTTATTGGTAATAAATGTATTTATTCAAATAAGCCCTTTTCAATGAAGGGGGTAACTCAAGGTGTTTAGAAAATTTTCAGCATGGATTATCGTCCCTTGTTACAATGAAGAAAAAAGGCTTAGTATAAAATTATTTACAGAATTTCTTGCTTCCCATCAAGACATCGGCATATGTTTTGTTAATGATGGAAGCCATGATAGAACAATTAGAGTGCTAGAAAATATCCAAAAAGAATTCCCAACACAAGTAGCACTTCTGAACAGTAGAAAAAATAGAGGAAAGGCAGAAGCTGTTAGGTCGGGCTTTTTTTATGTATCGCAATTATCTTATTCTCAATACATAGGATTCTGGGATGCAGATCTTGCTACTCCTCTTTCAGAAATCGAAGATTTTATTCAAATACTCAATTCTAATAAAAATATTATTATTGCCAGTGGTTCAAGAATTTCTCGTATGGGAGCTCTTATTGAAAGAACTTTTTTACGAAATTTAGAAGGGAAAATTTTTGCAATCCTTTCTTCGTTTGTACTTGGGTTAAAATTTAGAGATACACAATGTGGAGCTAAAGTAATTGAACGGGAAACAGCCCTCAAAATTTTTACGGCTCCATTTATAAGCAGATGGTGTTTTGATGTTGAAATTTTCGCCAGACTCCGAAATTTACTTGGGCAAACACGGGTAAAAGAAACCATTTATGAAGTCCCCTTACAACAATGGAAGGAAATCCCTGAATCTAAAATTCGCTTTAAAGATAGTATGAAAATGATTCTTGATCTTGGGAGAATTTTCATTCACTATAGAGGGAGATCTCGTCATGAAACCTTTTACCTTTAAAAACATCTCCCCTCATCCTTTTCTATTTGACTTTACCTTTGTAAAATATTGCATTATCGGAGTCATAAACACTATTTTCTGTTTCTCCACAATCTTCGTGCTCATGTACTTTTTAAAAATAAACTACTTAATGAGCAATATAGTAGGTTACGCGGTGGGATTAATAATTTCTTTTTCTCTTAATAAATATAAGAACTTCAAAAGTAGAGGTTCTTTAAAAAAAGAATTCCCTCTTTTTTTAGCAGCGTTCGGATGTGCTTATTCTACTAATATTATTATTCTTTGGATTGCAGCAGAGTTTTTTCATGTCAACAAGATGTTTAGTCAGATAATAGCTGGCATCGCATACACTATAGTATTCTATTTTTTTATTAAATTAATAGTATTTATTAAACAATAAGATATAAAGTCTTTTATATTACGTATCAAAGGGGATGTGAAAATTATTCGTCTTTTACTCGTTGAAGATGATCAGATGATTGGAGAAGAAATCCAAACCGGCCTTTCTTATAGAGGTTTTACTGTCGAGTGGGTAAGAACAAAAAGTTCAGGAGAGGAAGCTTTAAAAATTGATGATTTTGACCTTCTAATCCTTGATCTCGGCCTTCCTGACGGATCTGGGCTAGAACTGTTACAAACACTAAGAAGAAACAAAAATGGAATACCAACAATTATTCTTACAGCACTTGATGCCATATCAGACAGAATTAGTGGTCTAGATGCAGGCTCTGATGACTATATGGTAAAGCCCTTTGATCTTGATGAGTTAGCCGCTCGAATCAGGGCTCTTTTAAGAAGATATGCTGGAAGAGTTCGTTCAACAATAGAATATAACCATATTTCAGTCGATCCATCTTCTATGGAGGTTACCTCAAATGGGAAAGTAGTACACCTTTCTAGAAATGAATATATCCTTCTCGTCACTTTTCTAGAAAACCCTGATAGGATTTTTTCTAGAACAGAATTGGAAAAAATTCTTTATGGATGGGAACAAGAGGTAGAAAGCAACACAATCCAAGTATATATCCATAGTCTAAGAAAAAAATTTAGCGATAAGAAGTTTATCCATAATGTTCATGGGGTAGGATATATCTTAAAAAAGAGGGGCTCATGATGTCTATTAAGAAAAGACTCTTCTTAGGCCTTCTTATAGGGGCTACTTTCAGCATATCCTTAATAACGCTCATCCTTTTTTTTGAGATAAAAGACGAGGTCTATGAAATTATGGATTACCAAATGGAACAATTAGCTTTTATGCATAGGCTTCAAAACTACCCCCGACAGATAAATACAAAAAGTGGATTTGAAGAAGACAAAATAGACTCTCTCGTTCAAATCTGGGATAAATCAACTACACTCATTTATAGTTCCGATAGTTCTTTATCCTTTCCTATAACAACTCAAAGCGGTT of Aminobacterium sp. MB27-C1 contains these proteins:
- a CDS encoding YwbE family protein, translating into MSGNIRKDITPGLRVKIVQKPHQRTGQLTEGIVKDILTKSPTHPHGIKVRLESGIVGRVQEILG
- a CDS encoding amino acid ABC transporter permease, with protein sequence MTFNFTAVLAYRELFFLGLKNTILISLTAMIFALIIGTIAAFCRISHLRIPRYLAIFYIEIIRNTPILIQVYFMYFGIGQLIRYKTIFWPSVAILAFFSGSFVAEIIRSGINAVPNGQKDAAFSIGMSSIQVARYVVFPQALRRVLPALAGQLITLIKTSSLVSLLALEDLTYVAQRVSMMTFRVLESYIIVAVFYFIITSTLSQGIGLLERKLARSSKL
- a CDS encoding amidohydrolase family protein, translating into MTKSQAKSREYIDCHMHLWSPYLESCYPQNVKSALEKLMREKITPQIELVPDNKREKQEYEKPKDGNAKTLVHALDQAKFAKGVAFSGAYFWGSPLLPRTNLVHRVQEENNYAASQGILAKGRLIVVASINPLLDFALQEVDRCALELHMKGLKVHFNVAQIEVKNAKHRQRLKDLFQKAATHNMPVAIHYHALNKSYDVESFSLFMDDVILPISNLKVQFAHVLGTGGFPKMTQRIMQKLKEYCDRNAELKHRIWVDISGSIIDEPTAKEYEGFFTRSTKEEIQNLAKTLRAFGLKNVLFGSDYGGSATLQPKPHSELMCKELGFNNEELEEIFSNAGPW
- a CDS encoding GntR family transcriptional regulator; protein product: MPAKPVTYKDYVKEFLMGKIYEGKYKPGEKITVVGIAQELDVSQSVVREALAELKVKKVIESIPYKETYIRNLSKEEVRDAIQVRTEMEELAFKWILENQTNLSLLVKDLEEILKEMRKSSSDTNSNTYRENDISFHRRIFIEAQSPTMLFIWDLLGDIGWIYLGLYTSQTFRQKMGEKEFSVICDIYHDIIESIEKRDLPRFSSLLRNTKLRV
- a CDS encoding dolichyl-phosphate beta-glucosyltransferase, which produces MFRKFSAWIIVPCYNEEKRLSIKLFTEFLASHQDIGICFVNDGSHDRTIRVLENIQKEFPTQVALLNSRKNRGKAEAVRSGFFYVSQLSYSQYIGFWDADLATPLSEIEDFIQILNSNKNIIIASGSRISRMGALIERTFLRNLEGKIFAILSSFVLGLKFRDTQCGAKVIERETALKIFTAPFISRWCFDVEIFARLRNLLGQTRVKETIYEVPLQQWKEIPESKIRFKDSMKMILDLGRIFIHYRGRSRHETFYL
- a CDS encoding response regulator transcription factor translates to MKIIRLLLVEDDQMIGEEIQTGLSYRGFTVEWVRTKSSGEEALKIDDFDLLILDLGLPDGSGLELLQTLRRNKNGIPTIILTALDAISDRISGLDAGSDDYMVKPFDLDELAARIRALLRRYAGRVRSTIEYNHISVDPSSMEVTSNGKVVHLSRNEYILLVTFLENPDRIFSRTELEKILYGWEQEVESNTIQVYIHSLRKKFSDKKFIHNVHGVGYILKKRGS
- a CDS encoding GtrA family protein; this encodes MKPFTFKNISPHPFLFDFTFVKYCIIGVINTIFCFSTIFVLMYFLKINYLMSNIVGYAVGLIISFSLNKYKNFKSRGSLKKEFPLFLAAFGCAYSTNIIILWIAAEFFHVNKMFSQIIAGIAYTIVFYFFIKLIVFIKQ
- a CDS encoding DMT family transporter codes for the protein MNRLIKDYGAYLPMLSATLLWAGAYICGKLGVDEFIPLHLLFFRFLIASIFIFIVIALRKKQEWKISVHDIPVLFILGFTGVFANNLFFFLALLYTSVTNAAIIFATTPFMTAILAFIFLKEPLGLKNICALIIALSGVIFLITNGDIHALLHMNFNIGDLYEVGASFALAVFTIISRKVANNYAPITMVGYENLFSLIITIPLLLITGALDLQVTPTYKGWLSILYLGVFASALGYIFQQISIKSIGASKSAAFLNLTPFLSVLLGMIFLGESLSTVKIISGMLILAGIYLNSYSNRQAVPCVEKCHNN
- a CDS encoding glycosyltransferase family 39 protein; the protein is MPNARFEKILLLLILLTALVYLFTLGGYSLIDPDEGRYAEVAREMVETGDYITPHLNYVKFFDKPALPYWLTSISFHLFGINEFATRLSPALLALLGMFYLYKLASIIYNKRAGLITSLIIGTSLLYFLISHITITDMPLAFFITLSLSGFYIGYIERSRDYLLFYCGMALALLSKGLIGIIFPCGIIFWWSIFTKKWEIYKEVITLKGIMLFFAIALPWFIIVCYKNPDFFHYFFVRQHFIRYLTTADNRYEPFWFFIPIIILGFLPWAGFIWTSFKESFLLLWTPPSKQKDSELFLLMWFMFIFLFFSASKSKLVPYIIPVFSPLAVLVGGKIDSILSKKETLKFKTALIWNSLFLFTFSTLLLSLSFIQRDYLLGEILPISLSLFLAIGIGVFSLFIFYKKGKLKEVIIILTILGITNCIASHFFLNIYAEKHTSKYVATFINYQKKPGDLIVQLKGFDQGLPFYLQERVILLSHSNDMSFGNEHETNRFYFINTENLKKLWNSNKRIFIVAYVSQKEEIKSISGRKVEPLIVIGNKCIYSNKPFSMKGVTQGV